The sequence ACACCCCACTGTTGAATGAAGTATCCTCTGGCCCGGAAATTCTGGCCTGTAAGATTTTTCCGTTTCCCTGCATAATTCCTGGCAACGTAAATCGCTCTTTTCCCTTTGAGAGCCTTTTTGTAGAGCCAATTCCTAAAATCTCTCCCCTAAATATTGCCACAGTTTTCCGTATACCACCTTCTTTCAGTATTTCGGTAAACTAGCTGAGACTTGCAATCCCACGTTTTATGTATGATTTTATTGTTTGTAGCCTTACAGAAAGCCTCTTGTCTTGTGATCTTTGGGCGCTTCATATTATTGAAGGCTTTCGTTTATTCCCGCAAATGTCAAAATCTGGGAATCTTCCCGACTGAGCCGGAGGGTTACCCAGGATAGTCATTATGTAGTTTTTTCTAACTCTCGCAAGTAACATGTACAAATTCTGTATCAATAAAAAGCAGAATTGACAATCATTTTGCGTTAAAGATTATCAATCTTTCTCTCACGATAACATGGTATAATTGACCGCTTTTTTTGAAATTATCCGACCACCACATATTGTGCTTGCATTGAAACGCCAAGAATCAATTCAATTGGAGATTAACCTTAATTATTCCAGTTTAAAAGTTTTGATTTTACGCCATAAAGAGACCCGGTCGATTTTCATGATTTCAGCAGCCCGGGTTCTATTCCAGTTGGTCTGTTCCAGCACCCACTGGATATAGCGTTTTTCCTGCTCTTTCATGGTAGGGATTTTGCCTTCCGGGGCTGTGCGGTAGGTTTCAATGGCCAGCTGAGTAAGATGGTCAGGCAGTGCCTCGGGATATATCACGTCGCTGTTCTCCATGGCCACGGCCCGTTCTATGATGTTTTCAAGTTCCCGGACGTTTCCGGGCCAGGTATAATTGACAAGAAATTCCATGGTGGTCCGGTCAATTTCCTTGATTTTTTTTCCCATATCCCGGTTTTTTTTTGCCAGAAAATGATAGGCCAAAAGCGGAATATCCTCTTTTCTGTCTGTCAAGGCAGGCAGTGTGATGGAGGCCACGTTGAGCCGGAAATAAAGGTCCTGGCGGAAATGCCCCTGGTCTACCTCGTGGCGCAGGTCTCGGTGGGTGGCAGCAATGAACCTTAAATCCACGCCCAGGGTCTGGGTGCTGCCCACCCGCATGATTTCTTTTTCCTGGATTACACGAAGGATTTTGATCTGCATGGAGGGCGGCATATCCCCGATTTCATCAAAAAATACCGTGCCCTGATCGGCAAACTCGAACAATCCTTTTTTGGTTTTCATGGCACCGGTGAATGCCTCTTTTTCGTGGCCGAAAAGCTCGTTGGCCATGAGATCCTCTGAAAATGAGCCGCAGTTAAAGGCTACCATTTCATGATTTTTCCGGCTGGAAAGACTGTGAATCGCCCTTGCCACCAACTCTTTGCCTGTGCCGCTTTCCCCTAAAATCAATACGGAGATATCGGTCTGGGCCACCTGGGCAATGGTCTTTTTTACCTGGCGCATGGGCGGGCTGTTACCAATGATCTCAGGCAGCGTTGCCTTTTGGTCAAGCTGCTTTCTAAGCGCCTGATTTTCCATTTGAAGGGATCGTTTGAGCAGGGCCTGTTTGATGATCTGCCGGACCTCGTCTATTTTATAGGGTTTTGCAATGTAATAATAGGCCCCTTCTTTCATGGCGTTAACCGCATTGTCCACGGTGGCGTAGCCGGTGATCATGATCACTTCGGTGTAGGGCTGCAATTCCCGGCTGTGTTCAAGGATTTGCATGCCGTCGATTTTCTTCATCTTGTAATCGGTGATAATCAGATCAAAGGCCTTGGATTTGATAAGGTTCAGCCCCTTGGTTCCGCTGTCGACGGCCGTAACTTTATATCCATCCTTGAGAAGGATGTGTTCAAGATTTTTAAGGGCGATCTGCTCATCTTCGATTATCAGAATGTGTTCCTGCATGCTTCTCCTAATGTTAGTCCGGCAGGCTGACGGTGAACATCGTACCCTGCCCAAGTCTGGAATTCACGCTGATTGTTCCACCGTGCTGCTCGATGATGCCGTGGATAATGGAAAGTCCTAATCCCGATCCTTTTCCCACTTCCCGGGTGGTGAAAAAAGGATCGAAAATTTTGGCCAGATGGTCTTCTTTTATCCCCTTTCCCGTATCCTCAACCGTAAAAACAAAGGTGTGTGCCTGACGGTCATTGAACGCTGAAATGCTCAAACGTCCGCCTTCCTGGTCCTCCATGGCAAATACGGCATTGATAATCAGATTAAGCAGTACCTGCTGGATGCGACGGGGATCCATGCGTCCTTCAACATCATCGGGAACGGTGATTTTCACGTCAATATTCGAAGGAATGTCGCCTGTAATCAGGTGCATGGTGTTGTTGACCAGTTTTTTAAAGGGGACCGGTTCAAGGCTGAAATCACTTTGCCTGGAAAAATCCAGCAGGGCCCGGATAATTTCCTTTGACCGGTTGATTTCCTGTTCAACATTGGCCAGGAGCGTTTTTTTGTACTTAATATCCGGATCTTCTATTTCCTCCTGGATAATCTGGACACTGGTGGAGATATTGTTCAACGGGTTGTTCAATTCATGGGCCACCCCGGAGGTAAGGG comes from uncultured Desulfobacter sp. and encodes:
- a CDS encoding sigma-54 dependent transcriptional regulator, with the translated sequence MQEHILIIEDEQIALKNLEHILLKDGYKVTAVDSGTKGLNLIKSKAFDLIITDYKMKKIDGMQILEHSRELQPYTEVIMITGYATVDNAVNAMKEGAYYYIAKPYKIDEVRQIIKQALLKRSLQMENQALRKQLDQKATLPEIIGNSPPMRQVKKTIAQVAQTDISVLILGESGTGKELVARAIHSLSSRKNHEMVAFNCGSFSEDLMANELFGHEKEAFTGAMKTKKGLFEFADQGTVFFDEIGDMPPSMQIKILRVIQEKEIMRVGSTQTLGVDLRFIAATHRDLRHEVDQGHFRQDLYFRLNVASITLPALTDRKEDIPLLAYHFLAKKNRDMGKKIKEIDRTTMEFLVNYTWPGNVRELENIIERAVAMENSDVIYPEALPDHLTQLAIETYRTAPEGKIPTMKEQEKRYIQWVLEQTNWNRTRAAEIMKIDRVSLWRKIKTFKLE